A stretch of the Oscillospiraceae bacterium genome encodes the following:
- a CDS encoding 5-formyltetrahydrofolate cyclo-ligase, with product MKTKFRKECLEKRNKLKPLDLTKKILNLKEYKECKTVFIYVSNKSEISTIDLIKEALKEKTVLVPYCVDKFGKMIAVKINSMDDLEIGMYNIYEPKNHTEYSGDIDLTIVPGVAFSKEGYRVGYGKGYYDRFLKTHRTFSLGICHDELLFEKVPYDEFDVKLNKIITKKEEIRI from the coding sequence ATGAAAACTAAGTTCCGTAAAGAGTGTTTGGAAAAAAGAAATAAATTAAAGCCTTTAGATTTAACTAAAAAGATATTAAATCTCAAAGAATACAAAGAATGTAAAACTGTTTTTATATATGTTTCTAACAAAAGCGAAATTTCAACAATTGATTTAATTAAAGAGGCACTAAAGGAAAAGACGGTGCTTGTACCTTATTGTGTTGATAAGTTCGGCAAAATGATTGCTGTTAAAATTAACAGTATGGATGATTTAGAGATTGGCATGTATAATATATATGAGCCTAAAAACCATACCGAATATAGCGGGGATATTGATTTAACAATAGTTCCGGGTGTTGCTTTCTCAAAAGAGGGATACAGGGTAGGCTACGGTAAAGGGTATTATGACCGTTTTTTAAAAACTCATAGGACATTTTCTTTAGGAATTTGCCACGATGAACTTTTATTTGAAAAAGTTCCTTATGACGAATTTGATGTTAAGTTAAATAAAATTATAACAAAAAAGGAGGAAATAAGAATATGA
- a CDS encoding DJ-1/PfpI family protein: MLYMILKDGFEETEAIATLDFIKRADIEIKTVSDKEMVTGTHGVKVGVDILFSEIETDNLSGVILPGGQPGSDNLFSCDKTKELLEYAYKEKKLLSAICAAPYILGERGYLKGKDATCFPGFESHLKGANVVDKKVATDGNIITAKGMGASFLFGYEIVKYFKGEEASKKIMEAIFY; this comes from the coding sequence ATGTTATATATGATATTAAAAGATGGTTTTGAAGAAACTGAGGCAATAGCAACTTTAGATTTTATTAAAAGAGCGGATATTGAAATCAAAACAGTGTCCGATAAGGAAATGGTTACAGGAACGCATGGAGTTAAAGTAGGCGTTGATATTTTATTTTCCGAAATTGAAACCGATAACCTCTCAGGTGTTATTCTCCCCGGAGGTCAGCCTGGAAGTGACAATCTTTTTTCCTGTGATAAAACAAAAGAACTTTTAGAATATGCATATAAAGAGAAAAAACTTTTATCAGCAATTTGTGCTGCACCTTATATATTAGGCGAGAGAGGATATTTAAAAGGGAAAGATGCAACATGTTTTCCAGGTTTTGAAAGTCACTTAAAAGGTGCAAACGTAGTGGATAAAAAGGTTGCAACAGATGGTAATATTATAACAGCAAAAGGTATGGGCGCAAGTTTCTTGTTTGGATATGAGATAGTAAAATATTTTAAAGGGGAAGAGGCTTCCAAAAAGATAATGGAAGCAATATTTTATTAG
- a CDS encoding GNAT family N-acetyltransferase, whose translation MGQVLFDTGRISDITYLKKMWKDIFKDDDSYIDLFFSYKFKEGNTFVIRDNGKIISTLYVEYTDIFIDEKIYKGAYFCGIATLSEYRKKGYAKKLIEYAKENIKNVDIIYLIPANESLFDFYKESGFRVFTCLDKEKVIVDKKKKLESFSGEFNYLKVKNFYENSKNNLYIKRDEKFFNAIYDCYKNVMIFDDGYVFYYIDNDVLHLIEYSFSYNRAKEILKGILNLKNLKEGILYKKWGQTPFSVCITDIDIESIENKYINLMLN comes from the coding sequence ATGGGGCAAGTCTTGTTTGATACAGGAAGAATAAGTGACATTACTTATTTAAAGAAAATGTGGAAAGATATTTTTAAAGATGATGACAGTTATATAGACCTTTTCTTTTCCTATAAATTTAAAGAGGGAAACACTTTTGTTATAAGAGATAACGGGAAAATTATATCGACTTTATATGTTGAATACACCGATATTTTTATAGACGAAAAAATATATAAAGGTGCATATTTTTGCGGGATTGCGACTTTAAGTGAATATAGAAAAAAAGGATACGCCAAAAAACTTATAGAATACGCTAAAGAAAATATTAAAAATGTAGATATTATTTATCTTATTCCGGCAAATGAGTCTTTATTTGATTTTTACAAAGAGTCGGGATTCAGGGTTTTTACCTGCCTTGATAAAGAAAAAGTTATAGTTGATAAAAAGAAAAAACTGGAAAGTTTCAGCGGTGAATTTAACTATCTTAAAGTAAAAAATTTCTATGAAAATTCTAAAAACAATCTTTATATAAAAAGAGATGAAAAGTTTTTTAATGCAATTTATGATTGCTATAAAAATGTAATGATTTTTGATGACGGATATGTTTTTTACTATATTGATAATGATGTTTTGCATCTTATAGAATATTCCTTTTCTTACAATAGGGCAAAAGAAATTTTAAAAGGAATACTTAATTTAAAAAACTTAAAAGAGGGAATTTTATATAAAAAATGGGGGCAGACACCTTTTTCGGTGTGTATAACCGATATTGATATTGAAAGTATTGAAAATAAATATATAAATCTTATGTTGAATTAG